A genomic region of Nymphaea colorata isolate Beijing-Zhang1983 chromosome 2, ASM883128v2, whole genome shotgun sequence contains the following coding sequences:
- the LOC116248620 gene encoding dehydrodolichyl diphosphate synthase CPT3-like, whose translation MDGVADGAFSWIYGLICNFFRKIILSIVSAGPMPTHVAMIMDGNRRFARYRKMKKNSGHRYGFQSLVSTLRNCYELGIKYVSIYAFSIDNFNRKPEEVGGVMDLMHEKIEDALREGSFIKTFGVKVQFVGKLELLPEHVRSSADKLMKETAENTRGMLSICVCYTSTDEIAHSVQEAFHENCIRSGKFLNGNECGKSEANSDACPITLADLEKHMYMAHCPDPDILIRTSGETRLSNFLLWQANSCYLHISRALWPEFSLRYLVSAILEYQRVQPYLEKIKKKQ comes from the coding sequence tgcaattttttccGCAAAATCATCTTGTCAATAGTTTCTGCGGGCCCTATGCCTACCCATGTTGCAATGATTATGGATGGGAATCGCAGATTCGCACGATATCGCAAGATGAAGAAAAATTCTGGGCACAGATATGGTTTCCAATCTTTGGTTTCCACTCTCCGTAACTGCTACGAATTAGGGATCAAATATGTGAGTATTTATGCCTTCAGCATCGATAATTTCAATCGGAAGCCAGAGGAAGTTGGTGGTGTAATGGATCTGATGCATGAAAAAATTGAGGATGCTCTCAGAGAAGGAAGTTTCATCAAGACATTCGGTGTGAAGGTTCAATTTGTAGGGAAGTTGGAGCTTTTGCCGGAGCATGTTAGGAGTTCTGCCGACAAATTAATGAAAGAGACTGCAGAGAACACTAGAGGAATGTTGTCAATATGTGTCTGTTACACTTCCACAGATGAGATAGCACATTCTGTTCAGGAAGCTTTTCATGAGAACTGCATAAGATCAGGGAAGTTCTTGAATGGGAATGAATGTGGAAAATCTGAAGCTAATTCAGATGCATGTCCAATCACGCTAGCAGATTTAGAGAAGCACATGTACATGGCCCATTGTCCAGACCCAGATATATTAATTAGGACATCAGGTGAGACTCGATTGAGTAATTTTCTTCTATGGCAAGCCAATTCTTGTTACTTGCATATTTCAAGAGCACTGTGGCCAGAATTCTCTCTTAGGTATCTGGTGTCTGCAATTTTGGAGTACCAGAGAGTGCAGCCATATttagaaaagataaagaagaaacAATGA